From one Streptomyces sp. N50 genomic stretch:
- a CDS encoding extracellular solute-binding protein: MRTGRLTGSMVGIIVLTLTAAGCGLSGSSGDSDSTAGGCNVDKGNVGSGKLTGDVKGSITFQTTNLKNDFGSFFNGVIKSFEKAHPGTSVKWIDDPGDSTFTQRTVADAQACTLPDVLNLNAETATSLTKAGYLLNLGVKDPSVGKPFVPAFWKSSTFKDASGSALHTVLPWYTGGIVLTYNTDLLKKAGIDPAKPPTTIFGLFADYEKIAKSAKGKYYATMANPIWRIPADFDQMNIKTLSSDGKSAVFADDPRTTQWVAWMAKLYKEGAMPKDSLSSSNDPSTPYTQGKVAYGSTNPSYVRFVKQNSPSIYAKTAVGQQPFDALGHTTGAPQYISVAATSKHAPVALAFAEYLTNAENQTAWAKDPDVVIFPTTTTSLNDPFFQKVSGDDPFAQARKLVADQLKTTTAYQTVISPAVQTAIVSQVQLAMQGKKSPAQAVKDAQAKANELLKQAG; this comes from the coding sequence ATGCGCACAGGAAGACTGACCGGATCGATGGTGGGGATCATCGTCCTGACCCTGACGGCCGCCGGCTGCGGGCTGTCCGGCAGCTCGGGCGACAGCGACTCCACGGCGGGCGGCTGCAATGTGGACAAGGGCAACGTCGGGTCCGGGAAGCTCACCGGCGACGTGAAGGGCAGCATCACCTTCCAGACCACCAACTTGAAGAACGACTTCGGGAGCTTCTTCAACGGGGTCATCAAGTCCTTCGAGAAGGCGCACCCCGGGACGTCGGTGAAGTGGATCGACGATCCGGGCGACAGCACCTTCACCCAGCGCACCGTGGCCGACGCCCAGGCCTGCACGCTGCCGGACGTCCTCAACCTCAACGCGGAGACGGCGACGTCACTGACGAAAGCGGGCTATCTGCTCAACCTGGGCGTCAAGGACCCCTCGGTCGGCAAGCCGTTCGTCCCCGCGTTCTGGAAGTCCAGCACCTTCAAGGACGCCTCGGGCTCCGCGCTGCACACCGTGCTCCCCTGGTACACCGGCGGCATCGTCCTGACGTACAACACCGACCTGTTGAAGAAGGCCGGGATCGATCCCGCGAAGCCGCCGACGACGATCTTCGGGCTGTTCGCCGACTACGAGAAGATCGCCAAGTCGGCGAAGGGCAAGTACTACGCGACGATGGCCAATCCGATCTGGCGGATCCCGGCGGACTTCGACCAGATGAACATCAAGACCCTTTCCAGCGACGGGAAGTCGGCCGTGTTCGCCGACGATCCGCGCACCACGCAGTGGGTCGCGTGGATGGCGAAGCTGTACAAGGAGGGCGCGATGCCGAAGGACTCGCTGTCCTCCAGCAACGACCCGTCCACGCCGTACACGCAGGGCAAGGTCGCCTACGGTTCGACCAACCCGAGCTATGTGCGGTTCGTGAAGCAGAACAGCCCCTCGATCTACGCCAAGACGGCGGTCGGGCAGCAGCCCTTCGACGCGCTCGGGCACACCACCGGCGCCCCGCAGTACATCTCGGTCGCCGCGACCAGCAAACACGCCCCCGTGGCACTGGCGTTCGCGGAGTACCTCACCAACGCCGAGAACCAGACGGCGTGGGCCAAGGACCCGGACGTGGTGATCTTCCCGACCACGACCACCTCGCTGAACGACCCGTTCTTCCAGAAGGTCAGCGGCGACGACCCGTTCGCGCAGGCCCGCAAGCTGGTCGCCGACCAGCTCAAGACGACCACGGCCTACCAGACCGTCATCTCCCCGGCCGTGCAGACCGCGATCGTCTCCCAGGTGCAGCTGGCCATGCAGGGCAAGAAGAGCCCGGCGCAGGCCGTGAAGGACGCCCAGGCGAAGGCCAACGAGCTGCTGAAGCAGGCTGGTTGA
- a CDS encoding peptidyl-prolyl cis-trans isomerase, whose translation MVSKRRVDALLKGGSAAPLRGAGNCATSHGGTADDRHHAASLTAERLARAERQRRRWATQVVVIDELAQRACAERGLEPPDEVAPDRVLAVAETDVADLGSIVAAALAHSPAARLLLAELEGEQEVPEAAVRDYYDRNRDRFLTTEALRRGVDPFGGASSEDFVPYGQARAGVARELRRAAGRRAFFGWLDQAKAGVVYAVGHEHPGDPAHPDHEHRH comes from the coding sequence ATGGTCAGCAAGAGAAGGGTGGACGCACTGCTCAAGGGCGGATCGGCAGCGCCCCTCAGGGGCGCGGGGAACTGCGCGACCAGCCACGGCGGCACCGCAGACGACCGACATCATGCCGCGAGCCTCACAGCAGAGCGCCTCGCGCGGGCCGAACGGCAGCGGCGGCGGTGGGCGACCCAGGTGGTGGTCATCGACGAGCTGGCTCAACGGGCTTGCGCCGAGCGGGGGTTGGAGCCTCCCGACGAAGTGGCACCGGATCGGGTGCTCGCCGTCGCCGAGACGGACGTAGCCGATCTCGGCAGCATCGTCGCTGCGGCCCTCGCGCACTCCCCGGCCGCCCGGCTGCTGCTGGCCGAGCTGGAGGGCGAGCAGGAGGTCCCGGAGGCGGCCGTACGGGACTACTACGACCGGAACCGGGACCGCTTCCTGACCACGGAGGCGTTGCGGCGCGGTGTCGACCCGTTCGGCGGGGCGTCATCGGAGGACTTCGTGCCGTACGGGCAGGCCCGTGCGGGTGTCGCGCGGGAGTTGCGGCGGGCCGCTGGACGACGGGCCTTCTTCGGTTGGTTGGACCAGGCCAAGGCCGGAGTCGTGTACGCCGTGGGGCATGAGCACCCCGGCGATCCGGCGCACCCGGACCACGAGCACCGGCACTGA
- a CDS encoding NEW3 domain-containing protein, producing the protein MRVTAALSTELFVGTAEHPLQVVAAELAHVPGRPVRLTVEGPGLHGTAETVVGEDGTAHVEIPVTTDLAPGERCAIEVTAADGDQLATLTAEFTAAEPGWTMFMVSHFHYDPVWWNTQGAYTETWDVADDPATTGLPARTFDSRGQSGMSLVRAHCDLARRDPAYTFVLAEVDYLKPYWDAFPEERAFLRELIRTGRVEIMGGTYNEPNTNLTGAEATVRNALYGDGFQRGILGATPETAWQLDAFGHDPQFPGLMADAGVTSSSWARGPFHQWGPTLSVFGEEPRDPQRMQFPAEFSWIAPSGRGLLTAYMVNHYGAGWAIDNAPTLPEAEAAALKLFTGLKKVALTRNVLLPVGGDYAPPCRWVMDIHRDWNDRYVWPRFVSAIPRDFFAAVRAELAEEGRKASPQTRDMNPIYTGKDVSYIDTKQAQRYGETLLADAEAWATLASLVAQHPYPDAALDKAWRQLIYGAHHDAITGSESDQVYIDLMTGWRELYDLAEAVHADATAALAGKVARLPGRTDDLVVFNAATWERRDVLTVADPGRVPLDDTGLPLPAVREGDQLHVVVPEIPGMGLKALPLAEGSVPEWTPGEGLTIRNEFYELTVDPARGGGVSSLRELAEDGRELLRDGDIGNELVVQEEYARHPRFGEGPWHLTPTGTTAARSRDATAEVEVEHSPAGSRITVTADLGPFQYTQRLTLWAGVPRLDVTTTVDGYDGADRLIRVRWPSDVTGGLPVHEVADAVIGRGFGFVEVDSEQFPWTLDNPANTWFGLGSTARVAVRDESGRLLGHRSIGVAELVYADWDEAGELGAPLAAALVRAGVTATSTIAGGPRYGDLEVDSNLPDFRIAVGAPERNSVVAEALGWDPAAGREVRRQLSEQGVATVWVAPRAGLREEWVPGADLRDLERLPLLVVAGARPEDDAKAVDALIADLDDAVLTATAAGGCEALPPGDAWDGRSFAVLNRGTPGCVVTSSGDLYMSLMRSCTGWPSGIWVDPPRRTAPDGSAFQLQRWTHEFEYAVVAGAGDWREARLPQAGHEFNHPLTARLRTSAPAAAEQGALPRKFALLALEPAGEVVLDALKPLGSPLARGSAVPVDPGRGVVVRMHEVNGRPVRARIRGPRDWAGGARADVLEAPGEELTPERDGGLAVDLTGFEVATVLATPGEASEASTHPGIAADEPAQPVHTRYWLHNSGPAPRGNMPVSVYLSPGTLTVSGPVTATVRVGSELTDAPVSGTVSIEVPPGWTAQPAELPYALGPGGFTLAEVTVTPPPEPEPGRHWLAARLEYGGQTYEDVVALDVADGQYGPTLLSSLGVERISVRAGERVQVPVNLRNTTLGPVHGTLWAVSSWGTWAGVAPGCQGFTIAGGAKEQCLIEVDGSAVPPGSYWLLAKVAWNGCVAYTEAVPLEVTP; encoded by the coding sequence ATGCGCGTCACCGCTGCCCTGTCGACCGAGCTGTTCGTCGGCACCGCCGAGCATCCGCTCCAGGTGGTGGCCGCCGAACTCGCCCATGTCCCCGGCCGGCCGGTCCGTCTCACGGTCGAGGGCCCCGGCCTGCACGGCACCGCGGAGACGGTCGTGGGCGAGGACGGCACCGCGCACGTCGAGATACCCGTGACCACGGACCTCGCGCCCGGCGAGCGGTGCGCGATCGAGGTGACGGCGGCCGACGGCGACCAACTGGCCACGCTCACCGCCGAGTTCACGGCCGCAGAACCCGGCTGGACCATGTTCATGGTCAGCCACTTCCACTACGACCCCGTCTGGTGGAACACCCAGGGCGCCTACACGGAGACCTGGGACGTGGCCGACGACCCCGCCACCACCGGCCTCCCGGCCCGCACCTTCGACTCCCGCGGCCAGTCCGGCATGAGCCTCGTCCGCGCCCACTGCGACCTGGCCCGCCGCGACCCCGCGTACACCTTCGTCCTGGCCGAGGTCGACTACCTCAAGCCGTACTGGGACGCCTTCCCCGAAGAGCGGGCCTTCCTACGGGAGTTGATCCGCACCGGCCGCGTCGAGATCATGGGCGGCACGTACAACGAGCCCAACACCAACCTCACCGGCGCCGAGGCGACCGTACGCAACGCCCTGTACGGGGACGGCTTCCAGCGCGGCATCCTGGGCGCGACCCCTGAAACCGCCTGGCAGCTGGACGCGTTCGGGCACGATCCGCAGTTCCCCGGGTTGATGGCGGACGCGGGAGTGACCTCCAGCTCATGGGCGCGTGGACCGTTCCACCAGTGGGGCCCGACCCTGTCCGTGTTCGGCGAGGAGCCGCGCGACCCCCAACGCATGCAGTTCCCGGCCGAGTTCAGCTGGATCGCCCCGTCCGGGCGCGGCCTGCTCACCGCCTACATGGTCAACCACTACGGCGCGGGCTGGGCGATCGACAACGCCCCCACGCTCCCTGAGGCGGAAGCAGCCGCACTCAAGCTCTTCACGGGGCTGAAGAAGGTCGCACTCACCCGCAACGTGCTGCTCCCGGTCGGCGGTGACTACGCACCCCCGTGCCGCTGGGTGATGGACATCCACCGCGACTGGAACGACCGCTACGTCTGGCCGCGCTTCGTCAGCGCGATCCCCCGGGACTTCTTCGCCGCCGTCCGCGCCGAGTTGGCCGAGGAGGGCCGCAAGGCGTCCCCGCAGACCCGGGACATGAACCCGATCTACACCGGCAAGGACGTCTCCTACATCGACACCAAGCAGGCGCAGCGCTACGGCGAGACCCTCCTCGCCGACGCCGAGGCCTGGGCGACATTGGCCTCGCTCGTCGCCCAACACCCTTACCCCGACGCCGCGTTGGACAAGGCCTGGCGGCAGCTCATCTACGGCGCCCACCACGACGCCATCACCGGCTCCGAGTCGGACCAGGTGTACATCGACCTGATGACCGGCTGGCGTGAACTGTACGACCTGGCGGAGGCGGTGCACGCCGACGCGACGGCCGCCCTGGCCGGGAAGGTGGCCCGACTGCCCGGCAGGACCGACGACTTGGTCGTGTTCAACGCGGCGACCTGGGAGCGCCGGGATGTCCTGACGGTCGCCGACCCGGGCCGCGTCCCGCTGGACGACACCGGCCTGCCGCTGCCCGCCGTACGCGAGGGCGACCAACTCCACGTCGTCGTACCGGAGATCCCCGGCATGGGCCTCAAGGCCCTCCCGCTCGCGGAGGGTTCGGTGCCCGAGTGGACGCCCGGCGAAGGCCTCACCATCCGCAACGAGTTCTACGAGCTGACGGTCGACCCCGCGCGCGGCGGTGGCGTCAGCAGCCTGCGCGAACTGGCCGAGGACGGGCGGGAGTTGCTGCGCGACGGTGATATCGGCAACGAACTCGTCGTACAGGAGGAGTACGCGCGGCACCCGCGCTTCGGTGAGGGGCCGTGGCATCTCACGCCGACCGGGACCACCGCCGCACGCAGCCGGGACGCCACCGCCGAGGTCGAGGTCGAGCACTCCCCCGCCGGTTCACGGATCACCGTCACCGCCGACCTTGGACCGTTCCAATACACCCAGCGACTGACGCTGTGGGCCGGGGTCCCGCGCCTCGACGTGACGACCACCGTCGACGGTTACGACGGCGCCGACCGGCTGATCCGGGTGCGCTGGCCGTCCGATGTGACCGGCGGGCTGCCGGTGCACGAGGTGGCGGACGCGGTGATCGGGCGTGGGTTCGGCTTCGTGGAGGTGGACAGCGAGCAGTTCCCGTGGACGCTCGACAACCCGGCGAACACGTGGTTCGGGCTGGGATCCACCGCGCGGGTCGCGGTACGGGACGAGTCGGGGCGGCTGCTCGGACACCGGTCCATCGGGGTCGCCGAACTCGTCTACGCCGACTGGGACGAGGCCGGTGAACTCGGTGCCCCGCTCGCGGCCGCGCTCGTCCGCGCCGGGGTCACCGCGACCTCGACGATCGCGGGCGGCCCGCGCTACGGCGACCTCGAAGTCGACTCCAATCTCCCGGACTTCCGCATCGCCGTGGGCGCGCCCGAGCGCAACTCCGTGGTCGCCGAGGCTCTCGGCTGGGACCCGGCGGCGGGGCGCGAGGTGCGCAGGCAGCTCTCCGAGCAGGGTGTGGCCACGGTGTGGGTCGCGCCGCGTGCCGGGCTGCGCGAGGAGTGGGTGCCCGGGGCCGATCTGCGCGACCTCGAACGGCTGCCGCTGCTCGTGGTCGCGGGCGCCCGCCCCGAGGACGACGCCAAGGCGGTCGACGCGCTGATCGCCGACCTCGACGACGCGGTCCTCACGGCCACGGCGGCGGGCGGCTGCGAGGCGTTGCCGCCGGGCGACGCCTGGGACGGCCGTAGCTTCGCCGTCCTCAACCGGGGCACACCCGGCTGTGTCGTCACCTCATCCGGCGACCTCTACATGTCCCTCATGCGCTCCTGCACGGGCTGGCCCTCCGGCATCTGGGTCGACCCGCCGCGCCGCACGGCACCCGACGGTTCCGCCTTCCAACTCCAGCGCTGGACGCATGAGTTCGAGTACGCGGTGGTCGCGGGGGCCGGTGACTGGCGTGAGGCGCGCTTGCCCCAGGCCGGACATGAGTTCAACCACCCCCTCACGGCACGCCTGCGGACCTCCGCCCCTGCCGCTGCCGAACAGGGCGCCCTGCCAAGGAAGTTCGCCCTGCTCGCCCTGGAACCGGCGGGCGAGGTCGTCCTCGACGCCCTCAAGCCGCTCGGCTCGCCACTCGCCCGGGGCAGCGCGGTACCGGTCGACCCGGGGCGCGGTGTCGTCGTACGGATGCACGAGGTGAACGGTCGGCCGGTGCGGGCCCGGATCCGTGGGCCGCGCGACTGGGCCGGGGGCGCCCGAGCTGACGTACTGGAGGCGCCCGGTGAGGAGTTGACGCCGGAGCGGGACGGCGGGCTCGCAGTCGATCTGACCGGGTTCGAGGTCGCGACGGTGCTGGCGACACCCGGCGAGGCCTCCGAGGCCTCAACCCACCCCGGAATCGCGGCAGATGAGCCCGCGCAACCCGTCCACACCCGCTACTGGCTCCACAACTCCGGCCCCGCGCCCCGGGGAAACATGCCGGTGTCGGTGTACCTCTCCCCCGGCACCCTCACCGTCTCCGGACCCGTCACAGCGACCGTCCGGGTCGGCTCGGAACTCACCGACGCGCCGGTGTCGGGCACGGTGAGCATCGAGGTGCCGCCCGGCTGGACCGCCCAACCCGCCGAACTGCCCTACGCGTTGGGCCCCGGCGGCTTCACGCTGGCCGAGGTGACCGTGACCCCGCCGCCGGAACCGGAGCCCGGCCGGCACTGGCTCGCGGCGCGGTTGGAGTACGGCGGGCAGACGTACGAGGACGTCGTGGCGCTGGATGTTGCCGACGGGCAGTACGGGCCGACTCTGCTGTCCAGTCTGGGCGTCGAACGGATCAGCGTGCGCGCCGGCGAGCGGGTCCAGGTACCCGTGAACCTCCGCAACACCACCCTTGGACCGGTCCACGGCACCCTCTGGGCCGTCTCCTCGTGGGGCACCTGGGCCGGAGTCGCCCCCGGCTGCCAGGGGTTCACGATCGCCGGGGGCGCGAAAGAGCAGTGCCTCATCGAGGTGGACGGTTCGGCGGTGCCGCCGGGGTCCTACTGGCTGCTCGCGAAGGTCGCCTGGAACGGGTGCGTCGCCTACACGGAGGCCGTCCCGCTGGAGGTGACGCCGTGA
- a CDS encoding MurR/RpiR family transcriptional regulator: MPPTDVTTLIRTELPRLAGSLRKVGELILEDPAAVTHCSAAELGRRTGTSQATVTRFCRAVGLDSYQHLLIELAQERGRGEVSDWGTAEIGPDISPDDDLERVVQVVGSADLRAVQQTIDRIDLDAVERAATAAARARRIDVYGIGGSGAVAQETETRLFRIGCAVRGWTEVHAATTSAALLTPADVAIGISQSGSTRETIEPFELAKERGATTIALTSDPRSPLARAADIRLISSSSATSFPTGIIGARHSVLVLIDCLYVRIAQLSYQRASASLALTDHIAGEHTVKARRGR, from the coding sequence ATGCCCCCGACAGACGTCACCACCCTCATCCGCACCGAGCTGCCCCGGCTGGCCGGCTCACTGAGGAAGGTCGGCGAGCTGATCCTGGAGGATCCGGCCGCCGTCACCCACTGCTCGGCCGCCGAACTGGGCCGCCGTACCGGCACGTCACAGGCGACGGTGACCCGGTTCTGCCGGGCGGTCGGCCTCGACTCGTACCAGCATCTGCTGATCGAACTGGCCCAGGAGCGCGGCCGCGGCGAGGTATCCGACTGGGGCACCGCGGAGATCGGCCCGGACATCTCCCCGGACGACGATCTCGAACGGGTCGTGCAGGTCGTGGGCAGCGCGGACCTGCGCGCTGTGCAGCAGACGATCGACCGGATCGACCTCGACGCGGTGGAGCGCGCGGCCACGGCCGCCGCCCGCGCCCGGCGCATCGACGTCTACGGCATCGGCGGCAGCGGAGCGGTCGCGCAGGAGACCGAAACCCGGCTGTTCCGCATCGGCTGCGCGGTGCGCGGCTGGACCGAGGTGCACGCGGCCACCACCTCCGCCGCCCTGCTCACCCCGGCGGACGTCGCCATCGGCATCTCCCAGTCCGGTTCGACCCGCGAGACCATCGAGCCCTTCGAACTCGCCAAGGAGCGCGGCGCCACCACCATCGCCCTCACCTCCGACCCGCGCTCCCCACTCGCCCGCGCCGCAGACATCCGGCTCATCTCCTCGTCCTCCGCGACCAGTTTCCCCACCGGCATCATCGGCGCCCGCCACTCCGTCCTGGTCCTCATCGACTGTCTCTACGTCCGCATCGCGCAGCTCTCCTACCAGCGCGCGAGCGCCTCGCTGGCCCTCACCGACCACATCGCCGGGGAGCACACGGTGAAGGCCCGCAGGGGCCGGTGA
- a CDS encoding SIS domain-containing protein, which yields MSAESVSAETFARESLAVLQHITESSRDTVSRAAELIADCVRTDGVIQAFGTGHSQAMVLELAGRAGGLVPTNRLSIADLVLYGGDAPSVLDDPLLERQAGVADRLYDLAAPRPEDLFVIISNSGVNKVIVEMALRVKERGHRLLAITSLAHTHAVPAGHPSGKKLVDLADVVLDNAAPRGDALLELPTGGAVCALSTLTGAMLVQLSVAEAAAQLLASGERPPVYVSANVPGGFEGNLELEKRYEGRIRRTAS from the coding sequence GTGTCCGCCGAGTCCGTAAGCGCCGAGACCTTCGCGCGCGAGAGCCTGGCCGTCCTCCAGCACATCACCGAGTCCAGCCGCGACACCGTGTCCCGCGCCGCCGAACTGATCGCGGACTGCGTCCGCACGGACGGCGTCATCCAGGCCTTCGGCACCGGCCACTCCCAGGCCATGGTCCTCGAACTCGCGGGCCGCGCCGGGGGTTTGGTGCCCACCAACCGCCTCAGCATCGCCGACCTCGTCCTCTACGGCGGTGACGCCCCGAGCGTTCTCGACGATCCGCTGCTGGAGCGGCAGGCCGGGGTCGCCGACCGCCTCTACGACCTCGCCGCGCCCCGCCCCGAGGACCTGTTCGTCATCATCTCCAACTCCGGTGTGAACAAGGTGATCGTGGAGATGGCCCTGCGGGTGAAGGAACGCGGCCACCGCCTTCTGGCCATCACCTCGCTCGCCCACACCCACGCCGTCCCGGCCGGACACCCGAGCGGCAAGAAGCTCGTCGACCTCGCCGACGTGGTCCTCGACAACGCGGCCCCGCGCGGCGACGCCCTCCTCGAACTCCCCACGGGGGGCGCCGTGTGCGCCCTGTCCACGCTCACCGGCGCGATGCTCGTACAGCTGTCGGTCGCGGAGGCGGCGGCCCAGCTGCTCGCCTCGGGGGAGCGTCCGCCGGTGTACGTCTCGGCCAATGTGCCCGGCGGCTTCGAGGGCAACCTGGAGCTGGAGAAGCGGTACGAGGGGCGAATTCGCCGTACCGCGAGCTGA
- a CDS encoding DeoR/GlpR family DNA-binding transcription regulator, with product MSRAPLIPEQRHQELLRLLRGSGVLSIHDLTAALNVSHMTVRRDITALEKSGQVVSVQGGVRLADWTGHVPPRERASRAALEMPRKQAIAGRAAELVEDGMVVFLDAGTTCQSVVPFLVGRKDLTVVTNDFHAVLALCELPSVHTVHTGGEVDVSSGSSSGPLAARTVGTINLDLAFLSAGSWDLAHGITSFSMDKVLLKQAVMEAAGSVALLADSTKWGAVERFNVTRLDRLDTVVTDEGLPSAVVDRITEEGPAVLRTG from the coding sequence TTGAGCAGGGCACCCCTGATCCCCGAGCAACGCCATCAGGAGCTGCTGCGCCTGCTGAGGGGCAGCGGGGTGCTGAGCATCCACGACCTGACCGCGGCGCTGAACGTCTCGCACATGACGGTGCGCCGGGACATCACCGCACTGGAGAAGAGCGGTCAGGTGGTCTCGGTGCAGGGCGGGGTGCGGCTCGCGGATTGGACCGGTCACGTACCGCCGCGCGAGCGGGCCTCACGCGCGGCGTTGGAGATGCCCCGCAAGCAGGCGATCGCCGGGCGGGCGGCGGAGCTCGTCGAGGACGGCATGGTGGTGTTCCTCGACGCGGGGACGACCTGCCAGTCGGTCGTACCCTTCCTGGTCGGCCGCAAGGACCTCACCGTCGTCACCAACGACTTTCACGCCGTACTGGCGCTGTGTGAACTGCCGTCCGTGCACACCGTCCACACCGGCGGCGAGGTCGATGTGTCGAGCGGTTCGAGCAGCGGCCCCCTCGCGGCCAGGACGGTCGGCACGATCAACCTCGACCTCGCCTTCCTGAGCGCCGGGTCCTGGGACCTGGCCCACGGCATCACGAGCTTCTCGATGGACAAGGTGCTGCTCAAGCAGGCGGTGATGGAGGCGGCCGGCTCGGTCGCGCTGCTTGCCGACAGCACGAAGTGGGGAGCGGTAGAGCGGTTCAACGTGACGAGGCTGGACCGGCTCGACACGGTCGTGACCGACGAGGGCCTGCCCTCGGCCGTGGTCGACCGCATCACGGAGGAGGGCCCGGCGGTGCTCCGCACGGGCTGA
- a CDS encoding bifunctional 4-hydroxy-2-oxoglutarate aldolase/2-dehydro-3-deoxy-phosphogluconate aldolase, which yields MVTKFNALESITGTGALLIVRLESAEEALAVSEAAIEGGIRALEITLSVPGALEVINKLAERYGDDGILVGAGTVLDEHSAYECLSAGARLLVSPNLNPAMLTTANRYQAVTVSGAYTPTEIVDTMQAGADIVKLFPAEFVGPSYVRTVRAPLPQAPLMPAGGVTADNVKEWFDAGVVAVGVGSFVTKAARADGNYRHVTDAATTMLRAIEGARA from the coding sequence ATGGTAACAAAGTTTAACGCCCTGGAATCAATCACTGGTACGGGCGCACTGCTCATCGTCCGCCTGGAGAGCGCCGAGGAAGCCCTCGCCGTCTCGGAAGCGGCGATCGAGGGCGGCATCCGGGCCCTGGAGATCACCCTCTCCGTGCCCGGAGCGCTGGAGGTCATCAACAAGCTCGCCGAGCGCTACGGCGACGACGGCATCCTCGTCGGCGCCGGCACGGTCCTGGACGAGCACTCCGCCTACGAGTGCCTCTCGGCCGGCGCCCGCCTCCTGGTCAGCCCCAACCTCAACCCGGCGATGCTGACCACCGCCAACCGCTACCAGGCCGTCACGGTCAGCGGCGCCTACACCCCGACCGAGATCGTCGACACCATGCAGGCCGGCGCCGACATAGTGAAGCTCTTCCCCGCGGAGTTCGTCGGCCCGTCCTATGTCCGCACGGTCCGCGCCCCGCTCCCGCAGGCCCCGCTCATGCCCGCGGGCGGCGTCACCGCCGACAACGTCAAGGAATGGTTCGACGCCGGAGTCGTCGCGGTCGGCGTCGGCAGCTTCGTCACCAAGGCCGCGCGCGCCGACGGCAATTACCGCCACGTCACGGACGCCGCTACGACGATGCTGCGGGCCATCGAGGGAGCGCGGGCGTAA
- a CDS encoding MFS transporter — translation MAQQSLTPDSLDLGGTAPRTSVRIRWVLVALLVIGGVVNYLDRATLSVANTTVAGEFGLNATEMGLLLAAFSWPYAIANLPAGYLVDRFGPKRMYAWAAGLWSLMTMVTAAAHSFGLLYAARVALGVAESPFFTASLKVNERWFNKDERALPISIVNTGSQIANAIAPPILTGLLLTVGWRGMFVAVGALGILVMLVWLRVYRDPTLREQAIIRGEELAEARADEQARPASWGALFQQRNTYFMILGAFGIFYTVWVYLTWLPSYLQTSRGLSLSETGWLSSLPYLCGILGVLFGGWLSGRLIRRGHSAVVSRKVPIVGGAVLAAAAVLPVAYVHSTPLALALLSLGYFAAQVPMGCLWTLASDIAESHQVASLGAIQNFGGFLGAAMAPIVTGAILDATGNNYTYVFLVGGALLLLGGMSYLFFVKERRA, via the coding sequence ATGGCTCAGCAGTCCCTCACTCCCGACTCCCTCGACCTGGGCGGCACCGCCCCGCGGACCTCGGTCCGTATCCGCTGGGTCCTGGTCGCCCTCCTCGTGATCGGCGGGGTCGTCAACTACTTGGACCGCGCCACACTCAGCGTCGCCAACACGACCGTCGCCGGTGAATTCGGCCTGAACGCAACGGAGATGGGCCTGCTGCTCGCCGCCTTCTCCTGGCCGTACGCCATCGCCAACCTCCCCGCCGGCTACCTCGTCGACCGCTTCGGCCCCAAGCGGATGTACGCCTGGGCCGCCGGACTCTGGTCCCTGATGACCATGGTCACGGCAGCCGCCCACTCCTTCGGCCTGCTCTACGCCGCCCGGGTCGCGCTCGGGGTCGCCGAGTCCCCCTTCTTCACGGCCAGCCTCAAGGTCAACGAGCGCTGGTTCAACAAGGACGAGCGGGCCCTGCCCATATCGATCGTCAACACCGGCTCCCAGATCGCCAACGCCATCGCCCCGCCGATCCTCACCGGCCTTCTTCTGACGGTCGGCTGGCGCGGCATGTTCGTCGCCGTGGGCGCGCTCGGCATCCTCGTCATGCTGGTGTGGCTGCGCGTGTACCGGGACCCCACCCTGCGCGAGCAGGCGATCATCCGGGGCGAGGAGCTGGCGGAGGCCCGCGCCGACGAGCAGGCCAGGCCCGCGAGTTGGGGCGCGCTGTTCCAGCAGCGCAACACCTACTTCATGATCCTCGGCGCGTTCGGCATCTTCTACACCGTGTGGGTCTACTTGACCTGGCTGCCGAGCTACCTCCAGACCTCCCGCGGCCTCAGCCTCTCCGAGACCGGCTGGCTGTCCTCCCTGCCCTACCTCTGCGGCATCCTCGGCGTCCTCTTCGGCGGCTGGCTCTCCGGCCGGCTGATCCGCCGGGGCCACTCCGCGGTCGTCTCCCGCAAGGTCCCCATCGTCGGCGGCGCCGTGCTGGCGGCCGCGGCGGTCCTCCCGGTGGCGTACGTCCACAGCACCCCGCTCGCGCTCGCCCTGCTGTCCCTCGGCTACTTCGCCGCCCAGGTCCCGATGGGCTGCCTGTGGACGCTGGCCTCGGACATCGCCGAGTCCCACCAGGTCGCCTCACTTGGAGCGATCCAGAACTTCGGCGGCTTCCTCGGCGCCGCGATGGCCCCCATCGTCACCGGTGCCATCCTGGACGCGACCGGCAACAACTACACGTACGTCTTCCTCGTCGGCGGAGCACTCCTCCTGCTCGGCGGGATGTCGTACCTCTTCTTCGTGAAGGAACGCCGCGCATGA